The genomic DNA AGTGGTTTACGCCAAGGTGTGATGCAGGCCTGGTTGGCTTTGGTCTTTGTTGAACTGCTTGCGAGCAGTGAAGGTATTGGCTTTTTGATGGTCTGGGGCCGTCAGTTGATGCAGCTGGATATTGTATTTATGGGCATCATTTTTATTGGTTTAACGGGTTATGTCCTCGACAGCATTCTGGCCGTGATTGAACGTATCGCTCGTTTTTATGCAACACGCGTGAGGGCTTAACAGATGGCTGAACTCATTTTAGAAGAACATAAATCAAGCTCGGTCGAGACCACAAGACCTAAGAACAACAGGTTTTGGCGACCGAACAGCTTGCACGTACAGGCCTTGATATTACCTGTTGCCTTTTTAGTGCTGTGGAGCATTGCCTCGTATTTCGACTGGGTCAATCCAAAACTGATTCCATCGCCATGGGATGTGGGGGTGACAGCGGTAGAGACGCTGAGCCAGGCACAATTCTGGCAAGGTGTAGCAGCCAGTTTAAGCCGTAACTTTTCTGGCTATGCCATAGGGGCGAGTTTAGGTGTGGCTTTTGGTGTATTGCTCGGCACATCGCATTTCGCACAGTGGTTTTTAGCACCGAGTTTCCATGTTCTGCGTCAAGTGTCGTTATTTGCATGGTTACCGTTAATTTCTACCTTTTTAGGCTACGGCAATTTTGCCAAGTTGTTATTTATCGGTTTGTCGGTGTTCTACCCAGTGGCATTACATAGCTTAGAGGGTGTACGTAATATTTCAGATAAATACCGTGAAGTGGCACAGGTCTATCAATTTCCCAAAAGTTATACCTACCGTAAATTGATTTTCCCGGGTGCAAGTCCACAGATCTTTGTTGGTCTACAGCTGGGCTTGATTTTTGCGTGGTTGGCGACCATTGGTTCGGAGTTTTTATTGGCCAACTATGGCGTTGGACTGGGCAATCTGGTGATTCGTGGTCGTGAACAATTTAACGTGCCCCTGATTTTACTTGGCATGTTGATAATTGGCGCCGTCGGATTGGTGCTCAATCGCATATTACAACACATCGAAAAACGTGTGCTGGTATGGCAGAAATAGGAGAACAGAAGATGAAAAAAGTATCAGGATGGATCAAAAACATTTCGATTGCACTGATGGCTGGGTTGACTCTGTCTGCATGTAATATCAGTCGCGTACCCGATGTGTCTCAACCTGTGGCAGAACTGCGTTATCAAAGTACTGCAGGCTTGGTGAATTTACCTGAGCTGGCACAAGACCTCGGTTATTTGGACAACATTAAACTGAGTTATGTTGGTACGGTGCAAGGCGGCCCTCAAGACTTGCTGACCTTGGTGGCAGGCGATGTCGATTTCGCATCCGCATTTAATGGTGCTGTGGTCAAAGTGATTGCAGCCGATCTGGATGTGGTGCCTGTAGTGGCATCGTATGGCTGTGATCATAAGCAGTCGGCGGGCTTTTATGTACTCGAAGATAGTCCGATTCGTACCGCAAAAGACTTCATTGGCAAAAAAGTCGCAATGAATACCTTTGGTGCACATCATGACTTTGTACTTCGCGATTGGTTAGAACAAAACGGCCTTACCCCGAAAGAAATTTCAGAAGTCGAATTCATTATGTTGCCCCCTATTACCTCAGAACAAGCACTACGCAATGGGCAAATTGATGTGGCGGTATTGACCAGTATTACTGAGCAACGCGCCTTACAAAACGGTGGTGTGCGTAAGATTTTTGCCGATGTCGATATGTATGGCGAATTTACCGCGGGCAGTTATTCGATGCGTAAAGACTTTGTTGAGCAACATCCAGAAGTGACCAAAAGTTTTGTGGAAGGTGTCGCGAAGGCACACCACTGGTTGCAGACCACCCCCATTGAAGAAGTTCGCGCCCGCTTCGAACGCATCATTGAAGCGCGTGGACGCAACGAAAATCTTGCCCTTATTCCTTATTTCAAAGGCTATGGCGTAAACACTACAGGTGGCGTGCAAAAGGCAGAAGACTTTGCACCATGGATTCGATTTATGGAAAAAGACCAAAAGTTGAAACCTGGACAGCTAAATGCGCAGACCATTTTCAGTAACCGCTTTAACCCATATGCCCAAAATACAGTACAAGGATTATAACAATGACTATTGCCCTTAAAATGGACCATGTCCGTAAAGAATTTCCGGCCAAAACCACAGGCAAAGAGCCGGCTGCACCATTTGTCGCAGTGGAAAATGTCACGCTGGATATTCAGCAAGGTGAATTTGTCTCGATTGTGGGGCCAAGTGGCTGCGGTAAATCGACCTTGTTAGATTTGATCGCGGGGCTGACTCGTCCAAGCTCAGGACAGATTTTGCTGAGTGGTAAAGAAATTACCAAGCCAGGTTTGGACCGTGGCATTGTGTTCCAGCAATATGCCCTCTATCCCTGGCTGACGGCTCTAGAAAATATTGAATTTGGTCTGGAAGCCAAAGGCGTAGACAAGAAGACTCGCCGTGAAAAATCGAAATATTACTTAGAATTGGTCGGGTTATCTGGTTTTGAAAACCATTATCCCAACGAGCTTTCAGGCGGGATGAAACAGCGTGTAGCAATTGCACGAAGTCTGGCTTATGAACCTGAAATTTTATTGATGGATGAGCCTTTTGCCGCACTGGATGCACAGACGCGAGAAACCCTACAAGAGGAACTTCTTAATATTTGGCGTAGCTCGAATGCCACCATCATTTTTATTACCCACAGTATCGATGAAGCGATTTACTTGAGCCAACGTGTCGCGATCATGACCTCACGTCCTGGGCGAATTAAAGAGGTGATCGAGATTCCGCAAAGCTTGCGCCTGCAAAATGCAGACGTCCGTTCAACCGCTGAATATGGACAATTGCGTCATCGCATTTGGTCACAGCTGAGTGAGGAAGTGATTAAGGCACAGGCACTAGAAAAATCGAAACAACTCAAGCAAAGCGCTTAAACAAATATAAGAAAGAGGAATAACATCATGGCATCTGCAAAAAATCAGGCATTGGCCTATCCCAACACGGGCTTTGCTACAAAAAAAGCCAATCTTCAACTGGGTTGGTTAAGTTCAGGCTTCAAACGTTCAATTGCAATTGTATTGTTCTTTGCACTTTGGGAAATCCTGCCACGCATTGGTGTGGTGAGTGCGGCATTTCTACCGCCATTAAGTCAAGTATTCCAAACAGGGTGGGAGCTCTATCAATCGGGTCAACTCAGCCGCCACCTAGCCGTATCATTGCAACGTTCCGCGATAGGCTTTAGCCTCGCGATTCTATTGGCCATTCCTTTAGGTTTGGTGATCGGCTGGTATAAACTGGTGGCAGAAACCTTAAATCCACTATTAGAGCTGTTCCGAAACACAACTGCACTCGCCCTCATGCCGGTATTTATTCTATTTTTAGGGATTGGTGAACTCTCTAAAGTGAGTTTGTTGGTCTATGCCTGCACCTGGCCGATTCTATTGAACACCATTTCAGGTGTGCAAAATGTCGATCCATTACTCATTAAATCTGCACGCACCATGGGTTTACCCCCTCATCAACTGTTCAGAAAAGTCATTTTGCCAGCGGCAGTTCCGACCATTTTTGTGGGCATCCGTTTGGCAGGTGCAATCTCAATTTTAGCGTTGGTGGCTGTTGAAATGTTCGGTTCGAAAGCAGGCTTGGGCTACTTGATTATCTATTCCCAATATAGCTTTGAAATTCCACAAATGTTTGTTGGAATTTTAATTATGACGGTACTTGGACTTACATTTAACTATGGATTATTGGCCGTTGAAAAACATTTTACAAAATGGAAGAAAAATCCAGTCGAATAAAATCCTTAAAATAAAGACACCCAGTTTAAAATGGGTGTTTTTATTTCTGATTCAAACAAATAAAATAATAACTTTAAACCAATATAATAAAATTCATTAAATTTAAATCAACCCATATTTTAATAAACGCGTGCGAATGACATTACGGGTCACGCCTAATAATTTTGCAGTATGTACCTGGTTGTACTGGCAGTACTCATAGGCACTGCGAATAAATTTTTCTTCAATCAGCTCATTGATATTGGTCTGCTTAAACTGTTCCGAAGACTGAAAAATACTTTGAAATGTCTGTTCCAAAAGTTGTCCTGCATCCTGAAGATCCTTAATCGTTCCATTCACCGCAGAAATTGAAGCAAAGCTAAAAGGTTCAGCTTTCTGGGCAGCCGACTGAATACTGGAAAACGTAATATCTTCCGGTTCAATCACGCCATTTTTACTGACTAAAACGGCATGGTGAATGGTGTTTTCCAGCTCGCGGATATTGCCGGGCCAGGGGTGCAAACTCAGTTTCTTAAGCGCCAGTTGGCTGAGGCGCAATGGGGTCGCATGCGGGTCGGTCTGGTAGACCTGAATAAAGTGTTTGGTTAGCGGCAGAATGTCATCGCGACGCTCTGAAAGCCTTGGAATTTTGAGTAAGGCCACATGCAGGCGATAGAATAAATCCTCCCTGAAACGTCCGTCCTGCACGGCTTTTTCCAGATCGACATTGGTCGCGGCAATAATGCGCACATTGATCGGAATCGGCTTGAGTGAACCGATGCGCACAATCTCGCGTTCCTGTAACACCCGTAATAATTTGACCTGCATGGACAGCGATAAATCGCCAATTTCATCCAGAAACAGGGTGCCATTATGCGCCGCCTCAAACCAGCCCACACGGGTATTAATGGCACCGGTAAAAGCGCCTTTTTCGTGTCCAAAAAGTTCACTTTCGACTAATGATTCGGTGAAAGCGCCACAGTTCACCGCCACAAACGGGCCTTTGGCACGATGGCTGAGCTGATGAATCTGCCGGGCGACCAGTTCTTTGCCCGTACCGGTGTCGCCAATAATCAACGCATTGGCTTCACTTGGCGCAATCTGTTCAATACGGGCAAGCAGCGCCTGTGATAAAGGATCTTCAAATACCGTCGCCGTTGCACGCTTATGCTTCAGGGCAGAGGGTACATTGGGGTGGGTTAAAATAGACATGAGATTCTTATACTTGTTGAAAATGTTAATCATCATGAAATATTTAAAATGGAATGATAAATAATATATCGGTATTTGATTATCGCTTTCAGATATAAATTAAAGCTGGGATTCTTTATCTGTTTAAAAGATAAAAAAAATAGGGATAACTAAAGGATAAATCAAGATAAAGCAAATCAATAATCTGTTTTATATTAGAGATCTCTAAATAACAAAAGGCAGAATTAAAATGGCAATTACTTCAGTAAATGTACGTAACCAGTTTAAAGGCATTATTCAAGAAGTATTAGAAGGTGACGTTGTTTCAGAAATAAATGTGGAAACCAAAGCCGGTCTGTTTACTTCAATTATCAGTACCCGTTCAGTCAAAGACCTAGACCTTAAAGTCGGTTCTGAAGTTGTGGTGTTGATCAAATCGACGGAAGTGTCCCTGGCGAAGCTTTAATTCGCCAGTGCCTCAAGCTTTACAGGAGAATTGAGAGATGACACAGCAAGCAACAGGCCATGTATCTATTCAGCAGCTCAGCAAAACCTATCCGACACAAAACAATGACGCTTTAACTGTGCTGGACGATATTAATTTAGACATCCAGCCGGGTGAATTTATCAGTATTGTCGGCAGCAGTGGCTGCGGCAAGTCCACACTGTTACGCTTATTGGTAGGACTGGAAAATAGCTATCAAGGCCAGATCCAGGTGGATGGCAAAAAGATTTTTGGCACCAGTTTACAGCGCGGGATCGTGTTTCAGGACCACCGTCTTTTTCCCTGGTTAAGCGTGCGTGAAAATGTGCGTATTGCACTGCATCAGAGTAAGCTGACACGGGCTGAAGAAGACAAACTGATTGATGAACATCTGCAATTGGTCAATCTGACCAGTTTTGCCAATGCCTATCCATCCCAGCTTTCAGGCGGCATGAACCAGCGTGTGGCGATTGCCCGCAGTTTGGTCAATCGTCCGGAAATTTTATTTCTGGATGAGCCTTTTGGCGCACTGGATGCCTTAACCCGTCAGAACCTGCAAGACGAATTACAGCGGATTTGGCAGGCAGAAAAAATCACTATGGTGATTGTGACCCATGACGTTGAAGAAGCAGTATTTTTAGGGGATCGTGTGGTGGTGATGCAGCCGCATCCGGGTCGGATTAAACGTATTGTTGATATCCCGGTTGCCCATCCGCGTAAACGTGAAGATGTACGTTTGCACAATATTAAAAATGACATTTTGACGGATTTTAGCGATCCGTTAAAAGACCAGTTACACCGTAATAAACCGGCAGCGAAGTTTTCAGATTATCAATTTGCCTGGTAATGCTATGTCCTGTTTTATCCAAAAGCCTGCGTAAAGTAGGTTTTTTAATGTCTGCTTAAAATAGCCAGAGATAAAAAATCCCTCACGAATGAGGGATATTCAATTGCTTTTCAATCAAGATGCTTTGACTTGTTGACCTGCCAGCACATACTGGTTTTCTGGACGTTTCAAACCTAAATTTTCGCGTAAGGTTTTGCCTTCATATTCGGTCCGGAACAGGCCACGGCGTTGCAGTTCCGGCACAATAAATTCCACAAAGTCATTTAAGCCGGCTGGGGTAGTCGGCGGTAAAATGTTAAAGCCATCCGCTGCTTCATTTTCAAACCAGTTCTGTAGCTGATCGACCACCTGTTCCGGTGTACCCACCAGCGTCCAGTGCCCACGTGCCGAGGCAATATATTCATACAGCTGGCGAATACTGAAATTGTGCTTACGCGCAATATCAATCATCATCTGCTGGCGGCTGGAGAAATTAATATCGGCATCTTCAAGTTTAGGGAAGGGGGCATCCAGGTCATATTTCTCCAGGTTAATTCCACCGGATAAACCTGACAGTAAACTTAAGCCAACTTTGGGATGAATCAGGCTGTTTAATAACTGGTATTTTTCTTGTGCTTCCTGTTCAGTTTTCGCAACAAAAATGGATACGCCCGGCATGATTTTCAAGTCATCGGCATGACGGCCATATTTCAACAGACGGCTTTTTACATCGCGGTAAAATTCCTGTGCATCGCTCAGACTTTGCTGCGCGGTGAAAATCACTTCGGCATATTTACCTGCCAGTTCACGGCCATCTTCCGACTGACCTGCCTGTACAATCACCGGGTAACCTTGTGGTGGACGAGAGACATTTAAGGCGCCATCAACTTTAAAGTATTTTCCTTGATGTTTGGGTTCGTGGAATTTGCTGACATCAAAAAATTGGCCGCTTTCCTTATTGTAAAGGAATGCATCATCCTCCCAGGAATCCCAGAGTTTTTGTGTCACTTCAATGAATTCATCAGCACGTTCATAGCGTGTTTTCGGATCAGGATGCTTTTCCAGTCCGAAGTTACGCGCGGTATCAGCTGAAGCTGTGGTTACGACATTCCAGGCAGCCCGACCTTTGGAAATATGATCCAGCGAGGCATATTTACGCGCTAAAATGTAGGGATCTTCATAAGTGGTCGATGCGGTGGCAATAAAACCGATATTTTGGGTCACTGCTGAAAGGGCTGCAAATAAGGTCACCGGTTCAAAACCGACCGCCTTGTCGCCTAAACCCCGTTGGCCTTCTTTTGCATTACCCCAACTGACCGATAAACCATCGGCAAGGAAATAGGCGTCAAATAAGCCTTTTTCTGCTGTTCGTGCCAGTTCAATTGCATAATCAATATTTAAATGATCTTGCGGACGCGATTCAGGATGACGCCAGCCGGCAGCATGTTGCGATGTTGTGGGAATAAAGGCACCGAGTTTAATTTGACGCTTAGACATTGTTCTATCCTATGAAGTGTATTTTTCTCAATAGTGTCTATTTCAAGATGCATGCCATTTTAAAAATATAATTAAAACAATAATATAAAATACATAATATTTTTATGTGTTTAATGTTCAGCAGTAAAAAAGTTGCTTTGTTGCAAATGCAACAGTAGAAAAAATGCAGTACTTATATGAAATAAGGTCGATCTTCAAAAAAGAATACTTTGGGGCAAAGTAGTGATGAGAAAGATTAAAATGAGGTGAATTTCAAAATACATAAAAAATGCCCCGAAGGGCATTTGGGTAGTTCTTGAATTAAGAGGCCTGCGCTTGTTTTTGCGCCAGTACATACTGATTTTCCGGACGTTTCAGTCCCAAGTTTTCACGAAGGGTGCTACCTTCATATTCAGTACGGAACAGGCCACGGCGCTGCAGTTCTGGCACAATCAGGTTGACAAAATCATTTAAACCGGCAGGCGTGCTTGGTGGCAGAATATTAAAGCCATCTGCAGCTTCATTTTCAAACCATTCTTGTAGTTGGTTCACAATCTGCTCAGGAGTACCCACCAGCGTCCAGTGGCCACGTGCAGAGGCTACATATTCATACAGTTGGCGGATGGTAAAGTTATGCTTGCGGGCAATATCAATCATCATCTGCTGGCGACTGCCAAAATTGATCAAGCTTTCATCCAGTTCAGGGAAAGGCTCATCGATGTCATATTGTTCCAGATCGATTCCGCCGGCCAAACCGGAAAGCAGACCCAGACCGACTTGTGGATGAATAAGACTGTTTAACAGATCGTATTTTTCCTGTGCTTCTTCTGCCGTTTTTGCCACAAAAATCGAAACACCCGGCATGATTTTCAGGTCATCCGGATGACGGCCATATTTAGCTAAACGACCTTTCACATCACGGTAAAATTCCTGTGCATCGGCTAAATTCTGCTGTGCAGTAAAAATCACTTCGGCATATTTTCCAGCCAGCTCACGGCCATCTTCCGACTGACCTGCCTGTACAATCACCGGATAGCCCTGTGGCGGGCGCGGTACGTTTAATGCTCCTTGCACTTCAAAATATTTGCCCTTGTGCTGAGGTTCATGAAATTTTTCTGGCTGGAAAAACTGTCCAGAGACTTTGTCATATACAAAGGCATCATCTTCCCAGGAATCCCAGAGTTTCTGTGCAACCTCAATAAATTCATGTGCACGTGCATAGCGGCTTTTTGCATCTGGATGTTCGGACAGGCCAAAATTGCGCGCGACTTGTTTAGAGGCTGTGGTGACTACATTCCATGCCGCACGTCCTTTGGAAATATGATCCAGTGAGGCGTATTTGCGTGCCAGCGTATATGGGTGCTCATAGGTGGTCGATGCAGTAGCGACAAAACCAATATTTTTCGTCACTGCAGACAGGGCAGCGAATAGGGTGACTGGTTCAAAGCCAGTATCTTTATCGCCCAGACCCCAGCCTTTGCTGGTGGCGGAACCCCAGTCGCCGCGTACAGCTAAAGTGTCCGCCAAAAAGTAGGCATCAAATAAACCACGTTCTGCCGTTTTGACCAGCTCAATGGCATAGTCAATATTTAAATGATTCTGCGGACGTGAGTCCGGATGACGCCAGCCGGCAGCATGCTGAGAAGTGGTTGGAATAAAAGCACCAAGACGGATTTTACGTTCAGCCATGAGAAAAACCTTGTGTTTTTTATGTTGTCAGCTGGTTATAACAAGGAATTTTCAGGCTTAAAAATACGATAAAATTAAATCCATATAAAAAATATGGATTAAGCAGGAAAAACGCCAATCACAAGTTTTTTGCTTGGATTTATTTCGCTGTTAAAGGCTGAATATTACACCAGTGCCTTAATGGTCTTTTTCTTCCACACGAATTGGTAATACATGCCTTGCATGATGCACAGGATGACAAAGGCTAGGGCATAGGCATACCAGATGCCTTGCAAGCCCCACCATCGGCTGAACAGGTAGGCACAGGGCACTTCAATCAATAAAATCGCAGCAATATTAATCAGCATCGGTAGGGTCACGGTACCGCTGGCACGCATGATGGAAGCAAAAATTGCACTGGCACCAAAGAACAGGATGGACCACAGCACAATAAATAACAGCTGCTGTCCCAGTACCACCACCGTCGGGTCGGTGATAAACAGCGCCATCAGATATTTCGAGAACAGATAGGCTAGAGCCACCAATCCACCGGTAATCACGATATTCATAGCGAGTGCAGTATGGGTCACTTTATTGAGCAGATCCGATTTTTCTGCACCAATCGCCTGTGCTGCAAAAATGGAGGCGGCAATGGAAATAGACAGGGCGGGAAACTGGATGTAATTCAAGACCTGATTGACTGCCCCATAGGCTGCAGTGGCATGTGAACCATAATGGTTGACCAGCCCGACAATCACCAGTCCGGCAACTGAGGTGGTGACCATTTGAACGCCGGTAGGAATACCTAAACGTAGAATAATTATACTCATTTCCGGGTGATGGCGAATGTGGCTGAGCAAATGACGGTCAGGCTTCAGCGGGTGACCTTTTTTATTCAGGTAAATGTACAAAAAGATCAGGACTGCCATATAACCGACAGCGGTCGCAATCGCTGGAGCAATAATGCCCATTTTCGGAAAACCAAAATATCCGCCAATCAGCACCGGGGTGATCAGGACCCCGATCAGAATGGTCATGGCAGAAGCAATTAGCGGGGTGGTACTGTCACCGACTCCACGCAAAATCGAGCTATAGATAATATAAACAAACAGTAAAGGACTGCCAGCCAGCATCCACTGTACATAAGGCAGCGATAGGGGCATCACCTCTGGGTCGGTACCTAGGGCCAACAGAATATTTTCGGCAAAAAACACCCCCAGCAGGGCAATGATACTACCGCCAATGAGGGTCATGAACAGGGTAGACCCCACCACATAGCGCACTTTTTCAATATTTTTTGCTCCCCAAGCCTGTCCAACCAATACCGTTGCACCTGTGGAAAGCCCAATCACAAAAGCCAGCAGGCAGAACAGAATTGGAAAGAATACCGCCACCGCTGCAATGGCATTCACCCCCATCATTTGCCCGACAAAAATGGTATTTATGGTTCCGGACAGGTTTTGCAGAATATTGGTCGCAATCAATGGCCACAGAAAAATCAGAAATGTTTTCCAAAGTTTTTGCTGGTTGAACAAGGAGTGATGATGAGGAGGCATGGAACGTCCTGTAACTATTTTTTATCTTTTGATTCTCATTACTAACCCTACCTGAGTTAGCTTAAACAAGCCTTAGTTTTTCCGTAACCAAGGCCAAATTTGATTGCAAATGATGAACTTAAACAGCCGATAAAATGGCGGTAGCCTGCTCTAAAGTTTCATCTTTTTTGGCAAAACAGAAACGGATTAAACGTAAGTTTTCCGGTGGCTGCTGATAAAACACAGAGATTGGAATGGCAACAATGCCATGCTGTTCAGCCAAGAATTTACACATCTCGACATCATCCAGATCGGGACGGATAGTACTGTAATTCAGGTTCTGGAAATAGGTGCCTTGTGAAGGGGTAAAATGAAAGCGTGAGTTACGCAGGCCTGAATTAAACAGGTCACGCTTTTCCTGATAAAAATCTGCAAGCCCTTCAATATGTTCGGGATGCTGCTGCATAAATGTGGCCAGCGCCATTTGTATTGGTGTCACCCCGCAGAAACTGGCGAACTGATAGACCTGTCTGAATATTTTCATCAGTTCAGGTGAGGCAATACAATATCCGGTTTTCCAGCCGGTGACATGGAAAGTTTTACCAAAGGAACCGACTACGATGCTGCGGTCACGTAATTCAGGGAATGACAGCGCCGAATAGTGCTTTTGACCGTCATAAATCAGGTGCTCATAAACTTCGTCGGATAGGACAATGATATTTTTATCGCGAATCAGTTCAATTAAATTTAACCAGTCCTGACCTGACCAGATAGCACCGCTCGGATTATGCGGAGTATTCACAATAATCATCCGGGTCTTATTGTTAATGGCATCTTTCACCCGGTTCCAGTCTACGGAAAATTCGGGTGCAGCCAGAGCAATATGAATGGCTTTGCCACCCACTAATTTAACGCTGGGTCCATAACTATCATAACAGGGGTCGAAAATAATGACTTCATCACCGGCATGAATCAGGGCCTGAATGGCAACAAAAATGGCAATCGTGGCTCCGGGGGTAATGGTGATTTCAGTCAGCGGATCAATCACCAATTGATCGCGTTGTAAAAATTGCTGGGCTACCTGTTCCCGCAGTGAAATCAAACCATCACTGGGTGCATATTGGTTAAAACCATCTAGAGCAGCTTGGCTTAAGGCTTTAAGCAGCGCGGGTGGAGCAGCAAAGTCGGGAAAACCCTGAGAGAGATTTAAGGCATTCAGGCGATGTGCCATCGCGGTCATCACGCTGAAAATAGTGACACCCTGTGCCGGTAGTTTGGAATGAATCTCAAGCATGACCCGAACTCTTCAATATTCTTATGCTGTTCAGTGTAACAGCAAGCGCAGCACAGCAAAATAAAAGGATAGGCTTAAGCTCTGTACATTTTTATCTAATTTCATCCATTTAAATGAATTACGCTGATGGAGAAATTTAACAAAAAACCTACT from Acinetobacter sp. CS-2 includes the following:
- a CDS encoding MATE family efflux transporter, whose amino-acid sequence is MPPHHHSLFNQQKLWKTFLIFLWPLIATNILQNLSGTINTIFVGQMMGVNAIAAVAVFFPILFCLLAFVIGLSTGATVLVGQAWGAKNIEKVRYVVGSTLFMTLIGGSIIALLGVFFAENILLALGTDPEVMPLSLPYVQWMLAGSPLLFVYIIYSSILRGVGDSTTPLIASAMTILIGVLITPVLIGGYFGFPKMGIIAPAIATAVGYMAVLIFLYIYLNKKGHPLKPDRHLLSHIRHHPEMSIIILRLGIPTGVQMVTTSVAGLVIVGLVNHYGSHATAAYGAVNQVLNYIQFPALSISIAASIFAAQAIGAEKSDLLNKVTHTALAMNIVITGGLVALAYLFSKYLMALFITDPTVVVLGQQLLFIVLWSILFFGASAIFASIMRASGTVTLPMLINIAAILLIEVPCAYLFSRWWGLQGIWYAYALAFVILCIMQGMYYQFVWKKKTIKALV
- a CDS encoding methionine aminotransferase; its protein translation is MLEIHSKLPAQGVTIFSVMTAMAHRLNALNLSQGFPDFAAPPALLKALSQAALDGFNQYAPSDGLISLREQVAQQFLQRDQLVIDPLTEITITPGATIAIFVAIQALIHAGDEVIIFDPCYDSYGPSVKLVGGKAIHIALAAPEFSVDWNRVKDAINNKTRMIIVNTPHNPSGAIWSGQDWLNLIELIRDKNIIVLSDEVYEHLIYDGQKHYSALSFPELRDRSIVVGSFGKTFHVTGWKTGYCIASPELMKIFRQVYQFASFCGVTPIQMALATFMQQHPEHIEGLADFYQEKRDLFNSGLRNSRFHFTPSQGTYFQNLNYSTIRPDLDDVEMCKFLAEQHGIVAIPISVFYQQPPENLRLIRFCFAKKDETLEQATAILSAV